A single genomic interval of Hevea brasiliensis isolate MT/VB/25A 57/8 chromosome 4, ASM3005281v1, whole genome shotgun sequence harbors:
- the LOC110639772 gene encoding histidine-containing phosphotransfer protein 4-like, whose protein sequence is MERNQLKRQVSHFRKSLFDQGYLDEQFMQLEDLQDDVNPNFVEEIVTSFYSDSARLIHNIEQALVNRPVDFSKVDDYMHQFKGSCSSIGAKKVKMECSQFREYCCAGNIEGCIRTFQQLKQEHATLKRKLETYLQLVRQAEAA, encoded by the exons ATGGAAAGAAATCAGTTGAAACGCCAGGTCTCCCACTTCAGAAAGTCCCTCTTTGATCAG GGATACCTTGATGAGCAATTCATGCAACTTGAGGATTTGCAGGATGATGTAAACCCTAATTTTGTAGAAGAGATTgtaacttctttttatagtgattCAGCTAGATTGATCCACAATATAGAACAGGCACT AGTGAATAGGCCTGTTGATTTCAGTAAGGTGGATGATTACATGCACCAGTTCAAAGGAAGCTGCTCAAG CATTGGAGCTAAAAAGGTGAAGATGGAATGCTCACAGTTTAGGGAATACTGTTGTGCAGGAAACATTGAGGG ATGCATTAGGACTTTTCAGCAACTCAAGCAAGAGCATGCCACTTTGAAAAGGAAGCTCGAAACTTATTTGCAG TTGGTAAGGCAAGCCGAGGCTGCATGA
- the LOC110639770 gene encoding auxin-responsive protein IAA2 isoform X3 translates to MEEYTHFFNQVPEQEKCLGSPKASEDKKLELRLGPPGDFFSFKNITTASGIKRLLDQDRFEAKTGDGNWFSHSHEKQCKKLSGHEGSGEMVFSSPWSSSSSGSLHSSSFQREIQREKIQPKPSYLQCSTVVELQCPVKKPSSGPASASFPATTAAGTSNKRFAPAPVVGWPPIRSFRKNLASTSSRSSKMVVDDLPNKTPSEGCTKKPGNFRNDLFVKINMEGIPIGRKINLNAYDSYEKLSVAIDELFRGLLAVLAQREHSAARNGNKAKVDEAKANAGSSSGAGTGTGEYTLVYDDSEGDRILVGDVPWQSKFVAACLYLRQRGYAC, encoded by the exons ATGGAGGAATATACTCATTTTTTTAATCAGGTACCTGAGCAAGAAAAGTGTCTTGGTAGCCCTAAAGCATCAGAGGACAAAAAACTGGAGCTGAGACTTGGTCCCCCAGGAGacttctttagtttcaagaatATTACCACCGCTAGTGGAATCAAAAGACTACTTGATCAAGATAGATTTGAAGCGAAGACAGGAGATGGAAACTGGTTTTCTCATTCTCATGAAAAGCAATGCAAAAAGCTTTCAGGCCATGAAGGATCAGGTGAAATGGTATTCTCTTCTCCATGGTCATCATCATCAAGTGGCTCTCTACATTCTTCAAGTTTCCAAAGGGAGATTCAGAGGGAGAAAATACAGCCAAAGCCTTCATATCTTCAGTGTTCTACAGTTGTAGAGTTGCAGTGCCCTGTTAAGAAGCCAAGTTCTGGCCCTGCTAGTGCTTCATTTCCTGCCACCACAGCTGCAGGGACCAGTAACAAAAG ATTTGCGCCTGCTCCAGTggttgggtggcctccaattcgATCATTCAGGAAAAATCTTGCTAGTACCAGCAGCAGAAGCTCAAAGATGGTGGTTGATGATTTACCAAATAAAACTCCATCAGAAGGGTGCACTAAAAAGCCTGGAAATTTCAGAAATGATTTATTTGTAAAGATCAACATGGAAGGAATCCCCATTGGAAGAAAAATA AACCTGAATGCCTACGACAGCTATGAGAAACTATCCGTTGCCATTGATGAGTTATTCAGGGGTTTGCTTGCAG TTTTAGCTCAAAGGGAACATTCTGCTGCTAGGAATGGAAACAAAGCAAAGGTAGATGAAGCAAAAGCAAATGCAGGTTCCTCATCCGGAGCTGGAACTGGAACTGGGGAATATACTCTAGTCTATGATGACAGTGAAGGAGATAGGATACTTGTTGGGGATGTCCCTTGGCA GAGTAAATTTGTGGCAGCATGTTTGTATCTACGGCAAAGAGGCTACGCGTGCTGA
- the LOC110639770 gene encoding auxin-responsive protein IAA2 isoform X1, with amino-acid sequence MEEYTHFFNQVPEQEKCLGSPKASEDKKLELRLGPPGDFFSFKNITTASGIKRLLDQDRFEAKTGDGNWFSHSHEKQCKKLSGHEGSGEMVFSSPWSSSSSGSLHSSSFQREIQREKIQPKPSYLQCSTVVELQCPVKKPSSGPASASFPATTAAGTSNKRFAPAPVVGWPPIRSFRKNLASTSSRSSKMVVDDLPNKTPSEGCTKKPGNFRNDLFVKINMEGIPIGRKINLNAYDSYEKLSVAIDELFRGLLAVLAQREHSAARNGNKAKVDEAKANAGSSSGAGTGTGEYTLVYDDSEGDRILVGDVPWHMFVSTAKRLRVLKALNFPHNDFQLTTESNKLRTPHRSLFEIEDDEALSGE; translated from the exons ATGGAGGAATATACTCATTTTTTTAATCAGGTACCTGAGCAAGAAAAGTGTCTTGGTAGCCCTAAAGCATCAGAGGACAAAAAACTGGAGCTGAGACTTGGTCCCCCAGGAGacttctttagtttcaagaatATTACCACCGCTAGTGGAATCAAAAGACTACTTGATCAAGATAGATTTGAAGCGAAGACAGGAGATGGAAACTGGTTTTCTCATTCTCATGAAAAGCAATGCAAAAAGCTTTCAGGCCATGAAGGATCAGGTGAAATGGTATTCTCTTCTCCATGGTCATCATCATCAAGTGGCTCTCTACATTCTTCAAGTTTCCAAAGGGAGATTCAGAGGGAGAAAATACAGCCAAAGCCTTCATATCTTCAGTGTTCTACAGTTGTAGAGTTGCAGTGCCCTGTTAAGAAGCCAAGTTCTGGCCCTGCTAGTGCTTCATTTCCTGCCACCACAGCTGCAGGGACCAGTAACAAAAG ATTTGCGCCTGCTCCAGTggttgggtggcctccaattcgATCATTCAGGAAAAATCTTGCTAGTACCAGCAGCAGAAGCTCAAAGATGGTGGTTGATGATTTACCAAATAAAACTCCATCAGAAGGGTGCACTAAAAAGCCTGGAAATTTCAGAAATGATTTATTTGTAAAGATCAACATGGAAGGAATCCCCATTGGAAGAAAAATA AACCTGAATGCCTACGACAGCTATGAGAAACTATCCGTTGCCATTGATGAGTTATTCAGGGGTTTGCTTGCAG TTTTAGCTCAAAGGGAACATTCTGCTGCTAGGAATGGAAACAAAGCAAAGGTAGATGAAGCAAAAGCAAATGCAGGTTCCTCATCCGGAGCTGGAACTGGAACTGGGGAATATACTCTAGTCTATGATGACAGTGAAGGAGATAGGATACTTGTTGGGGATGTCCCTTGGCA CATGTTTGTATCTACGGCAAAGAGGCTACGCGTGCTGAAAGCTCTCAACTTTCCACACAACGAC
- the LOC110639770 gene encoding auxin-responsive protein IAA18 isoform X2: MEEYTHFFNQVPEQEKCLGSPKASEDKKLELRLGPPGDFFSFKNITTASGIKRLLDQDRFEAKTGDGNWFSHSHEKQCKKLSGHEGSGEMVFSSPWSSSSSGSLHSSSFQREIQREKIQPKPSYLQCSTVVELQCPVKKPSSGPASASFPATTAAGTSNKRFAPAPVVGWPPIRSFRKNLASTSSRSSKMVVDDLPNKTPSEGCTKKPGNFRNDLFVKINMEGIPIGRKINLNAYDSYEKLSVAIDELFRGLLAVLAQREHSAARNGNKAKVDEAKANAGSSSGAGTGTGEYTLVYDDSEGDRILVGDVPWHMFVSTAKRLRVLKALNFPHNDLTTESNKLRTPHRSLFEIEDDEALSGE, encoded by the exons ATGGAGGAATATACTCATTTTTTTAATCAGGTACCTGAGCAAGAAAAGTGTCTTGGTAGCCCTAAAGCATCAGAGGACAAAAAACTGGAGCTGAGACTTGGTCCCCCAGGAGacttctttagtttcaagaatATTACCACCGCTAGTGGAATCAAAAGACTACTTGATCAAGATAGATTTGAAGCGAAGACAGGAGATGGAAACTGGTTTTCTCATTCTCATGAAAAGCAATGCAAAAAGCTTTCAGGCCATGAAGGATCAGGTGAAATGGTATTCTCTTCTCCATGGTCATCATCATCAAGTGGCTCTCTACATTCTTCAAGTTTCCAAAGGGAGATTCAGAGGGAGAAAATACAGCCAAAGCCTTCATATCTTCAGTGTTCTACAGTTGTAGAGTTGCAGTGCCCTGTTAAGAAGCCAAGTTCTGGCCCTGCTAGTGCTTCATTTCCTGCCACCACAGCTGCAGGGACCAGTAACAAAAG ATTTGCGCCTGCTCCAGTggttgggtggcctccaattcgATCATTCAGGAAAAATCTTGCTAGTACCAGCAGCAGAAGCTCAAAGATGGTGGTTGATGATTTACCAAATAAAACTCCATCAGAAGGGTGCACTAAAAAGCCTGGAAATTTCAGAAATGATTTATTTGTAAAGATCAACATGGAAGGAATCCCCATTGGAAGAAAAATA AACCTGAATGCCTACGACAGCTATGAGAAACTATCCGTTGCCATTGATGAGTTATTCAGGGGTTTGCTTGCAG TTTTAGCTCAAAGGGAACATTCTGCTGCTAGGAATGGAAACAAAGCAAAGGTAGATGAAGCAAAAGCAAATGCAGGTTCCTCATCCGGAGCTGGAACTGGAACTGGGGAATATACTCTAGTCTATGATGACAGTGAAGGAGATAGGATACTTGTTGGGGATGTCCCTTGGCA CATGTTTGTATCTACGGCAAAGAGGCTACGCGTGCTGAAAGCTCTCAACTTTCCACACAACGAC